From Abditibacteriaceae bacterium:
GCGAGAAATGTCATCGACGCAGCGAACCACGGAAGTGCAGCATCGAGCCAGACGTTGCTTTCAAACAAACCGATGGAAAGCGTCGCCGTCGCCGCAAGGCACAGCAGAGTCACAAGCGCACTCCAGAGGGGAGGCCGCGCGAGCGCAAAGCCGCCGACAATGGCGCATAAGAACAAGGTGAGGATGACTGTCCACGCCAGAGGCGCGCGCGAAATGGCGTGTCCTGTCAGCAAGTTATCGAGCGCGATGGCGTGAAGTACGGTTTCCGGCACGCGCCCGCCATCGGGCGTTGCGAATTGTGCCGCGACACCTTCCGCTGTCGGCCCGATGACCACGCAGCGTCCATTCACTTCGCGCAAGAGCGCCGGATTATCGAGCGCTGCCGCAACGGAAATAGTGCGAAATGGTGCTGTTGTTTCGCCATTCTCGACAACGACAGGCGGATAATTCAGCAACAACTGGGCGCCGGGCAAAAGCGGTGTCGTGGTGTCAAAAACGCGCACACTTCGGGCATTTTCCAAAGCGGCTGGGCGTCCGCCCGAGCTCATCAGGGAAAACGGTTCACCTTCGGCGCCGTGTTGCGCCTGAATCGCGCCCGCCAGAGCAAGCGAAGCATAAACGCGCCCGCCATATTCGAGTACAACCGGCAAACGCCGCATCCGGCCATCGGCATCGGTGGAGAACGAGAGGTGGCCTGCTGCTGCCGCGCTGTTGAGAAGAGCTTCCGCGGGCGCACGCAGAATGGCGATGTCGGGAATAGCGCCGTCGCTTTCAGGTGAAGTTTCGGCTGTCAAGCGGCCAATCGCGAAGCGTGTAATTGCTGCTTCTTCGGGAGGACGGCCCAGTTCCGCGGCGGCGCGGCGGCCCGGCGGCGTAATGCGAAGCGGCAAGACCGCGTTACTGGCCGCTGCCAGCGAAGGCGCCAGAGTGGCGATGTCGGTTTCAGAAAGAACGGCGTCGTTGAGCCCGCCCCACGCCAGAAGCGAAGCGCGTGCGCCATTTTCGCGCAGCAGTTGGAGCAAGCGCGCGCCATCGGTGGCATCGAAAACGCGGCCATTCCAGCGGCGTAAAGTCGGACGGTCGATTTCCAAAACCACAACCTGCCCCGAAGGCTGCGCGGCGGCGGCGCTTGCACCGCGCCAGCGAAACAGCAAATCGAGCGAATCGTTTTCGGGCGTCGAGCCGTTAAGCCGATTTCCCATTAGCAGCAACGTGGCGAGGGCCAGCAAAAGCCCCAGCAAGACGCCCCAACTCGCGTCTTGCTGCCAATCGTCGCGCGTGTTTGTCGAAAAACGGCTGGAGCCAATGCGTGCCATTGTCTTTCAATTGTAAAGGTTTTGCCCCGAAAAAAGTACGGTCGAAATTTATTTTTGCGGCCCGGTCGTTTGCCCCGGCGCGCGTGGTTTTGCCCCGAAAAAAGTACGGTCGAAATCGACTGGACTTTCGGCAACGCGTTGAGAGGAAAGGCCGCGCGCACTGATACACTTTTAAATAATGACATCCATTCTTTCCCAACCCGCCGTTCTCGATGGTTTTTCTCTCGTACGCAGCGTCGCGCTTCCCGCCATTCGCGCCCATGCTTTTGAATATCAACACCCGAAAAGCGGTGCGCGGCTGTTGCACGTCGCGTCTGAAGACAGCGAAAACGCGCTCGCCGTTGCGTTTCCAACGCCGCCGTCCGACGACACCGGCTTGCCGCACATTCTCGAACACGCCGTTCTGGGTGGCTCGCGCAAATATCCGGTGAAAGAGCCGTTTTTCGAAATGATTAAAAGCAGCATGGCGACATTCATCAACGCCATGACGTCGCAAAGCTACACGATTTATCCGATTTCAACGACGGTCAAAAACGATTTCTTCAATCTCGCGCAGGTTTACGCCGACGCGGTTTTTCATCCGCTGCTCACCGAAGACACCTTTCGGCGTGAAGGCCAGCATCGCACGTTGGAAGACAACGACGATCTGGAAAGCGCGCTCAAAGTTTCGGGCATTGTATTCAACGAAATGAAAGGCGCGTATTCTTCGCCCGAATCGCGCGTGTGGAGCTTGGCGAATCGCAGTTTGTTTCCTGATACGCCGCTGGGCCGCGATTCCGGCGGCGACCCCAAAGCGATTCCCGATTTAACTTTTGAACAGTTCACGCAATTCCATCGCGACCGCTATCATCCGCAGAACGCGTTGATTTTCGTTTACGGCGATATTCCGACTGAAGAGCATTTGCGCTTCTGGAAACCGATTCTCGACGAATTCAGTGCCGATGTACAGTCGAAATCGACCGTACACGACGCACCGCGCCAGAAACGCTGGGACGCACCACGCCAGATCGAGGACGTGTATCCGATTGAACCCGGCGAAGACCCGAAAGAACGCACATTCTTGATGCTGTCGTGGCTGGTGGGCGACGCGATGAATCCTGACACATCCACCGATTGGTCGGTTTTGTCGCAGGTTCTTCTAGGCCACGAAGCCGCGCCACTGCGTCGCGCAATCATCGAGTCGAAATTGGGCGCCGATGTTTTCGGTGCCGGAGCCGATGACCACGAATACGAAATGACGTTCCGCGTCGGCTTGAAGGGAACCGAAGCCGAGCGCGCCGATGCGTTTGAAAAGCTGGTCTTCGACACGCTGCGCGAAATTTCTTCAGCGCCGATTGAAGCGCGCCACATCGAGGCCGCTTTGCAGCAGCTGGCGTATCAAACTCTCGAAGTGAAAAGCCTGTTTCCTCTTCACGTCGCGTTCGATGTCAATGCAACATGGCCGTTTGGCGGTGACCCGTTGTTGTTTCTCAATAAGGGCCAGCATCTGGAAGAAAGCCGCGCGCGCTGGGAAGCGAACCCCAATCATTTCAACGAGCTAATCGTGAGCGGGCTGTTGGAAAACCCACACCGTCTGCGCACGATTCTCAAACCTGACGCCGATGCACAATCGCGCGCCGACGCTGAATTCGCGGCGCGCATGGCCGAAGAACGCGCCAAGCTGTCGCCGAAACAAATCGCCGAAATTGCGCGCGCCGCCAAAGAACTCGAAGCTGCGCAGGACGAAAGCAACACCGAAGAAGCGCTGAAAACCCTCCCGTGTCTGGGTGTCGCCGACTTGCCCGCAACACCGCGCCGAATCCCGACTTCGCGTGAAACCGTCGCGGGCTTTACCGTTTTGCGCAACGACGTGTTTTCCAACGGCGTGAACACCATCGACGCGGCGATTGACCTCGCTGGCTTGCCTGAAGAGTTGCTGGTTCACACGCCGCGCTGGTGCGAAGCGTTTCATAAAATGGGCGCGGCGGGGGAAAGCTACGAGCAGATCGCCGAGCGTCGCGCCGCGTGTACCGGCGGTTTGTGGGCTTCGCCAACCTCAATGCGTTCGGCGACTGACGACGCACGCACTGTCGAAATCATTCGCGTCGGACTCAAAACCCTCGACCGCGAAGCCGTGTCTGCGCTCAATCTCCTGACCGATCTCACTTTTGGCACAGAAGCCACCGACCGAGCGCGTTTGGAAGAAATTCATGCGCAAGCTGTCGCAGGCGTGCGCACGCGTTTGGTGAACGATGGTTTGGGAACAGCGCGCGCCGCTGCAGGTCGCACGCTTTCACCGGAACTTCGTCGCGCGCACAGTTGGATGAGTCCTGAGGTTCTCCGTCGATTGGAAAAAGAAGCCGCGAATCTCGATGAAGCCTCACGCGAAATCGCCGATAGCGTGGCGCAGATGCGCGAGGCCATCGCCAACCGCACGCGCTGGACGTGGAGCTTTACCGGTTCCGATACAGCTTACGCCTCGTTTTGCCGCACCTTGGAAGATTGGGCCGCACGCATGAAAGAGGACGCCATTCCTGCAAGTACGGTTGAATTCGACCGGACTTCGGGCGTGCGCGAAGGCTGGGCTGGGCCGATGAACGTTGCGTATTGTGCGCGTGCATTGCCGGGTTACGCAGCGGGCGACACGCGTTTGCCG
This genomic window contains:
- a CDS encoding insulinase family protein; its protein translation is MTSILSQPAVLDGFSLVRSVALPAIRAHAFEYQHPKSGARLLHVASEDSENALAVAFPTPPSDDTGLPHILEHAVLGGSRKYPVKEPFFEMIKSSMATFINAMTSQSYTIYPISTTVKNDFFNLAQVYADAVFHPLLTEDTFRREGQHRTLEDNDDLESALKVSGIVFNEMKGAYSSPESRVWSLANRSLFPDTPLGRDSGGDPKAIPDLTFEQFTQFHRDRYHPQNALIFVYGDIPTEEHLRFWKPILDEFSADVQSKSTVHDAPRQKRWDAPRQIEDVYPIEPGEDPKERTFLMLSWLVGDAMNPDTSTDWSVLSQVLLGHEAAPLRRAIIESKLGADVFGAGADDHEYEMTFRVGLKGTEAERADAFEKLVFDTLREISSAPIEARHIEAALQQLAYQTLEVKSLFPLHVAFDVNATWPFGGDPLLFLNKGQHLEESRARWEANPNHFNELIVSGLLENPHRLRTILKPDADAQSRADAEFAARMAEERAKLSPKQIAEIARAAKELEAAQDESNTEEALKTLPCLGVADLPATPRRIPTSRETVAGFTVLRNDVFSNGVNTIDAAIDLAGLPEELLVHTPRWCEAFHKMGAAGESYEQIAERRAACTGGLWASPTSMRSATDDARTVEIIRVGLKTLDREAVSALNLLTDLTFGTEATDRARLEEIHAQAVAGVRTRLVNDGLGTARAAAGRTLSPELRRAHSWMSPEVLRRLEKEAANLDEASREIADSVAQMREAIANRTRWTWSFTGSDTAYASFCRTLEDWAARMKEDAIPASTVEFDRTSGVREGWAGPMNVAYCARALPGYAAGDTRLPLVRLGLYLAGFDYFLPEIRLKGNAYGAGANYDDASATCQMYSYRDPNIAPTLDVFDGLKNWAQSQNWSQPDIDRAIIGSAKDAEKPIRPTEATMTALVRYVRGDSDERRDRDYNIKRGATPESVQNALVEFLENAGSGNTAVASSREKLESANAGLEIHDILP